One region of Rana temporaria chromosome 9, aRanTem1.1, whole genome shotgun sequence genomic DNA includes:
- the BRS3 gene encoding bombesin receptor subtype-3 codes for MMENNMPANFPSFSQTPSSVINGTVSFPSWNDSALFYREESVDSSPGLEVLATISVTYALIISVGLLGNTILIKVFFKIKSMQTVPNIFITSLAFGDLLLLLTCVPVDASRYMVDTWLFGKVGCKVISFIQLTSVGVSVFTLTVLSADRYKAIVKPLELQTSDAVLKTCGKAACVWIISMLLATPEAVFSDLYEFSSPDKNSSFQACAPYPVSEKILQEAHSLMCFLVFYIVPLSIISAYYFLIAKTLYKSTFNMPAEEHTHARKQIESRKRVAKTVLVLVALFAFCWLPNHILYLYRSFTYDTAVNSSMLHLSATIFARILAFSNSCVNPFALYWLSRSFRQHFKKQVYCCKRHPPPSQPSPTHSSTTGITAIKGNMQVSEISIGLLGAYDMKPESDSV; via the exons ATGATGGAAAACAATATGCCTGCAAATTTTCCATCATTTAGCCAGACGCCGTCATCTGTCATCAATGGCACCGTCTCTTTCCCATCCTGGAACGACAGTGCCCTTTTCTACCGAGAAGAGAGTGTCGACTCGTCCCCTGGTTTGGAAGTCCTGGCAACTatttctgtcacatatgctcttaTCATTTCAGTCGGTCTCCTAGGGAACACAATACTTATCAAAGTATTTTTCAAGATTAAGTCGATGCAAACCGTTCCGAATATCTTCATCACCAGCCTTGCTTTTGGAGATTTGCTTCTTCTGCTGACATGTGTTCCAGTGGACGCCTCTAGGTATATGGTGGACACGTGGCTTTTTGGAAAAGTTGGCTGCAAGGTGATCTCTTTCATACAACTCACATCTGTTGGTGTATCTGTATTTACACTGACTGTTCTTAGTGCTGACAG ATACAAAGCTATAGTAAAGCCTTTGGAGCTGCAAACATCAGATGCGGTATTGAAGACATGTGGTAAAGCTGCTTGTGTCTGGATCATTTCTATGTTACTGGCGACTCCAGAAGCGGTGTTCTCAGATCTGTATGAATTCAGCAGCCCAGACAAAAACTCATCCTTTCAAGCCTGTGCTCCTTATCCCGTCTCTGAAAAAATACTACAAGAGGCTCATTCCCTGATGTGCTTCCTGGTGTTTTACATCGTACCACTATCAATCATTTCTGCCTACTATTTCCTTATCGCTAAAACACTGTACAAGAGCACATTCAACATGCCAGCTGAGGAGCACACTCATGCCCGCAAGCAG atCGAATCCCGAAAAAGAGTCGCAAAAACAGTACTCGTGTTGGTTGCTCTGTTCGCTTTCTGCTGGCTGCCTAACCACATCCTTTACTTGTATCGATCCTTCACCTACGACACAGCAGTGAATTCCTCCATGCTCCACCTCTCTGCCACCATTTTTGCCCGTATACTGGCATTTAGCAATTCCTGTGTGAACCCCTTTGCTCTCTACTGGCTCAGCAGAAGCTTTAGACAGCACTTCAAGAAGCAGGTATACTGCTGCAAGAGACATCCACCGCCGAGCCAACCGAGCCCAACTCACAGCAGCACTACTGGAATTACAGCCATTAAAGGAAACATGCAGGTGTCTGAAATAAGCATTGGCTTATTGGGAGCCTATGACATGAAGCCAGAAAGTGACAGTGTTTAG